The Candidatus Krumholzibacteriia bacterium genomic interval CGTTCGAGCGCGAATCCCAGTTGCTGGTGGTAGGTCTCGTTGTCGTTCCACAGCAGGCTGGCCAGGTAGAACTGGGCCACGGCCGCCTCGTGCTGGCCGATGCCCGCGAGGAAGAAGCCCATCTGCGATCGCGTGACCGGATCGTTGGGTGCGGCCGCGACGGCTCGCTGGTAGTAGCCGCGGGCGGCGTCATGATCGCCCTCGAGGGTGGCATGGCGTGCGGCCATGAGCAGGATGGTGCCGTCCTCCACACCGGACTCCAGGGCGCGGTCGGCCAGACGGCGCGAGTCCTCGGCCTTGCCGGCCCATGAGAGGGTCAGGGCCAGGTTCGCCAGTGCCCTGGCGTGTGTCTCCTCGCTCACCGACGATTCCACGCGCTCGGCGATGCGGGCCACCGTCTCGGGGCCGTAGCCCGTGGACGGTTCGATCCATCCCTGCTCGGCGAAGGTCTCGACGAGGCGCGTGGCCAGCAGCCGATGGCCCTCGATCGTCGGATGGACGTGGTCGAGGAAGAACTGATCGCCGACCAAGGGGGTTTCGTCGCGACGGACGGCTTCGTCGCGCAGCAAGCGGACGTAGTCGACCGCGGGAGTACCGGTGTCGTCGGCGACCGCACGCACGATCTCGACGAAGCGGCTCGGGGCACGCAAGGTGCACACGTCCTCGTCGCGGGCCGTCCGGTAGGCGGCCTCGGCCTCTTCTGCCCGGCCGGCGGCGCGTAGGGCCTGCCCGTGCACCCAGTGGGCGTCGGCACTGCGGGGATCGAGGGCGACGGCCCGGGCCGCCGCGTCGACTGCGGAGTCCGTGTTGCCCGTCTCGAGAGCCTCCCGGGCAGTCGTCAGGGCAGTCTCGACCTCCTCCTGCCGGGGCGCGTCGAGACCGGGGCTGGGCTGGCTCTTGAACGGAGAGAAGCCGGCCATGTTGCTGGCGGGGGTCACCAGGACGACGTCGACGGAGGCCGCACGCGCCTTCGCCACGATGCTGCGCAGGGCCCGTTCGTAGTGTCGGGTCACGCCGGCATCGAGTTCATCGTCGCGTTCGTAGAGATCCAGGCCCGCGGAGTGGTCGAGACGTGCCTGGACCTCGGCCGGCAGGACCGTACGGCCATCGACGGCCCCCCTGTCTGAACCGAGCACCTGGCGGGCCAGGGCCCCGATCCGCGTGCTGTTCACGGCGTCGAGCGCCACCCGGAACAGTGGCGAGCGATCGCGCACGTCGGCGTAGGTGCGTTCCTCCAGGAACTCGTTGTGGCCGGTGTAGACGACGAGCAGGTCGGGTTCGTAGCGGAGGAGCTCGTCGGTCAGACGGGCCACGCGATAGCTCGCGTAGCTGATCCCGCCGGCGTTGACGATCTCGAACGCGCGGTCGGGGTCGGCCTCGGTCAACAGGTGACGCATCCAACCCGCGAAGGACGTCGCGTCGTCGTAGGGGCGACCGTAGGTCGTCGATCCACCCAGGCAGAAGACTCGCGTGGTGTTCGGCGCCTTCGTCGCCGGGAAGCTCTGGGCGTTGAAGTAGCCGCGCTTGGACGGTGCGGTGACGAGAACGGGGTTGCCCGCGTCGTCGGTGGCCGCTTCGAAGAGCGGAGCGCTCCCGGCGAACCCGACGAAGGGATCGTCGCTCTCCTCGACGGGCTGGACGCCGGTCAGGCGCAGGCCGAGTTCCAGCGTGCCCAGGACGAGGACGACCAGTACGAGCGAGAATCCGAGTTTCCGGCGCCACGACAGGGTGGGCGCGGTGAATTCCTGCATGGTGTGGCTCCGAGAAGAGAACGGACCGGCCACGAGTCTAGATTTCCGGCGCCCCTCGACCAAGACGTGTGCGTCCGGGCGTCACAGAATCAGGACTCGGAATTCGTGAGGTCGACGTCCCCGGACCGCCGACGTCATGGAAGCGCACTTGCTCGACGACTCGCGTGCCCGCTAGGCTCGACGATCCCGGACGAGCTTTCCCCTCCGTCCCCTCGTGACATGGAACCTGAACGAAGCGCGCGGCGTGGCCGCCCCGAGGCGGCCCGTGTGATCTGGTCCTGGCGCCGTGACGATCCCGCCGTGGTGGACGACACGTCCCTGCGACGGACCGGTCTCGTGCGCGGACTCGTCGGATTGGCGGTCGCTGCGCTCTTCCTCCTCTTCGCGCACCTGGCGCTGGCGATCCTGGTGGGGCTGGTGGGGACCGTCACCCTGGCCGTCGCGCTGATCTCACCCCGGCGTGGGTACGGCGCCATTCATCGCTCCGGCGAGCGCCTGGGACTGTGGCTCGGTCGTGCGATCGGGTTCGTGATGCTGCCTCTGGTCTTCTACCTCGTCATCACGCCTCTCGCACTCCTGTTCCGTCTCCAGGGCCGGGACGTACTCGCGCGTCGGACTCCGGCCGGGTCCACGACCTACTGGTCGCGTCGCAACGACGCGGTGCGCGACGACGACTTCTACCGGCGGCAGTCCTGAGTCATGCGTGTTCTGGGGATCAGTTGCTGGTACCACGACGCCGCGGCCGCGCTGGTGGTCGACGGCGACATCGTGGCCGCCGCGCAGGAGGAGCGTTTCTCCCGCCGCAAGCACGACGCCGACTTCCCCGCGAACGCAGCGCTCTACTGCCTGGCCGAGGGCGGCATCGAAGACGGCGATCTCGACGCGGTGGTCTTCTACGACAAGCCCGTGCTGAAATTCCACCGCATTCTCGAGACCCACCTCGGGGTCGCCCCGCGGGGACTGAGGAGCTTCACGCAGGCGGTTCCCCTGTGGCTGCGCAGCAAGCTCTGGGTGACGCCCCGGATCCACGACCATTTCGCCGCGCTGGGCTTCACGCAGAAGCCGCCGGTGGTCTTCGGCGAGCATCACGAGAGCCACGGGGCCAGTGCCTTCTTCCCTTCTCCCTTCGAGCGTGCCGCCGTGCTCACCCTCGACGGTGTCGGAGAGTGGAGTACGGCCACGCTGGGAGTCGGTGAGGGCAATCGGTTGCGGCTGATCGAGGAGATCCGGTTCCCCCACTCCCTGGGACTCCTGTACTCGGCGTTCACCTACTTCTGCGGATTCAAGGTGAACTCGGGCGAGTACAAACTCATGGGACTGGCGCCCTACGGAAAACCCGTGTTCGCCGACGTCATCCGGAAGCACCTGATCGACCTGAGGGACGACGGCAGCTTCCGGCTCGACATGCGGTACTTCGACTACCTCGGGGGGCTGACCATGACGGGCCGACGCTTCGATGCGTTGTTCGGCGGTCCGCCGCGCCGGCCCGAGTCGCCGATCACCCAGCGCGAGATGGACCTCGCGGCGTCGGTCCAGGCGGTGACCGAGGACATCGTGCTGCGGATCGCGCGGCATGCCCGCGAGACGACGGGCGAACGTCACCTTTGTCTTGCCGGTGGGGTCGCCCTGAATTGCGTGGCCAACGGTGAGCTGTTGCGTTCCGGCCTGTTCGACGATCTGTGGATCCAGCCAGCAGCCGGCGACGCGGGTGGGGCGCTGGGTGCGGCCCTGGCCTACTCGCACCACGCGCTCGGGGTCGATCGGCGGGTCCGGCGGCCCGACGCGATGCAGGGCGCCTGTCTCGGCCCCGAATTCGACGACGACGAGATCGCTGCCTTTCTCGAGCACCGTGGGTATCCGGCCCGTCGTTTCGACGATCCCCACGCGTGGGCGGCCACCGTGGCCGACTCCATCGCCGACGGCCAGGTCGTGGGCCTGCTCCAGGGCCGGATGGAGTTCGGGCCGCGGGCCCTGGGGAACCGGTCGATCCTCGGTGACGCGCGATCGGCGAAGATGCAGAGCGTGATGAACCTCAAGATCAAGCACCGTGAGAGCTTTCGTCCTTTCGCGCCGAGCTGTCTCGAGGAGCGGGTCGAGGACTACTTCGAGCTGGACCGGCCGTCGCCCTACATGCTGCTGGTCGCACCGGTGCAGCCGAGCCGCCGCCTGCCCCTGACCGGCGACGAACACGAACTGGACATGATCGACCGGGTGAACCGACCGCGCAGCGACCTGCCGGCGATCACGCACGTCGATCACTCCGCGAGGGTCCAGACGGTTCGTGCCTCCACGAATCCCGGCTATCACCGGATCCTGAAGGCCTTCGAAGAGCGGACCGGCGAGGGCATCGTGATCAACACCAGTTTCAACGTGCGCGGCGAGCCGATCGTGTGCACTCCCGAGGACGCCTACCGCTGCTTCATGCGCACGCAGATGGATCGGCTCGTCCTGGGATCCTTCGTCCTGGACAAGTCCGCGCAACCCGGCTTCGAGGACACCGAACGCTGGCAGGAGACCTTCCAGCTCGACTGAGCACACCGAGAGGACGCGACCATGAGCCGAGTCGGATACGGGTGGGTCCTGGTCAAGGAGTTCGTCCACTTCGCACGCCACCACAAGGTGTGGTGGATCGTGCCCCTGGTCCTCGTCCTCGGGCTCGTGGTGGGACTGGTGGCGGTGGGCCAGGTGTCGGCTCCGTTCATCTACACGCTGTTCTAGGCAGCGGATCCACCGGATCGCCCCCTCACAGCCCGAACGGATAGGTCTCGGGGACTCCTTCCAGGTCGCCGGTTTCCAGACTCCGCACCGCCGAGGTCTCGTCGAACCACACGTATTCGTCGAACTGCGACGGCAGGGAAGCCTGGAAGTAGTGGCTGAGCAGCTCCGACTCGGGCCGGTAGATCACACCGATTGCACGCTGGAGCCGGGGGTGCCGCAGATGCTCGCGCAGCTCCGGACGTCGGGGGTTCCGCAGGTGCAGGAGGAAGGCTTCGACCGAGGACTCGTGGCACAGGCGCTCGTAGCTGTCCTCGTGCGAGGGGCGCACGTCCATGATCTCCATCGGGGCGTCCCAGTTCTGTGCAGCCGCCACCTGGCCGTGATGGGTGCCGAAGCCGATCGCGTAGGCCCGCTCCCCGAAGTGTTCACGGCAGAGCTGGCCGATGTTCAGCTCGCCGCGTGCGCTCATCTCGGTGGCCCGCGCGTCGCCCACGTGGGAGTTGTGTGCCCAGACGACGGCTCGGGAATCGGGCCCGATGTGGTCGAGGGCCGCCAGGAGGGTGTCGAACATGTGCTGATCACGGAGATTCCACGACTCCCGGCTGCCGTAGTACATGGTCCGGTAGTAGCGTTCTGCGTCGCGGACCAGAGTGGCGTTGCGTTCGGCGTCGAAGAACTCGTCGCCGTCGAGCTCGAGGTATTCGACGCGTTGTTGCAGGAGCTCCCGCAGGGTGGAGATCGCGTCGCTCTCGCATGGTTCCATCCGTCCGACGACGGCGGCGCGCCCGTAGGTGGCCGGGTCCATCTCCCACGGCGAGAAGCACGAGTAGCGGACACGGGCCGCCTCCGCTGCCGTCGGATCGACGCGTTCCAGGTATGCTAGAACGGCACCGATCGAGTTGTTCAGACTGTAGAGATCCAGCCCGTGCAGTGAGACCTTCCGGTCGTGGGGGCGTTCGCGGTTGAGATCCACGAGCCAGTCGACGAAGTCCCGGGTCTCGGAGTTACGCCACATCCAGGAAGGGAATCTCGAGAAGGGCGGGACACGCAGGCGGTTGGGGCTGCGGCCACGAACGTGACCGTCGAGCGCGCGGGTGTCGGGCCAGTCGGCCTCGAGCGCGACCATGTCGCACTTTCCGGCGCGAATCAGTTCCTGGGTGATGCGGGCGCGCATGCGGTAGAACTCGCTGGTGCCGTGACTGGCCTCGCCGATCAGGACCACGCGGGCGTCGCCCACGCGTTCGACGAGCGCGTCGACGGTGGTATCGTCGATGCTGTCGAGTGGTTCGGCCTCCTCGGCGATCAGTGTCGCCAGAGCCGTGCGCTCCGGAGGAGCCACGACGGTGGGTTCCGGGCGGTGCGGCGACACTGCCGGGGTGCCGTCGGCGGCCCACCCCTCGGTTCCGACCAGCGGCACGAACTGGACGGCGCCCAGGGATTCACGTTCGTAGTCCTCCTGGCCGGTGCGTCGTACGAGCAGGAGCTCCTGGGAGCGGAGATCCCGGCCGACGGGAACCACCAGACGACCCCCGACGGCGAGCTGTCGGAGGAGGCTGTTCGGAATCTCCGGCCCTCCGGCCGACACCATGATGGCATCGTAGGGCGCGTGTTCGGCCCATCCCTGCGTGCCGTCGGCGCAGAGGACGTGCACGTTGTCGTAGCCGATCTCACGCAGGCGCTTGGCGGCGGAATCGGCGAGGCTCTGGTGCATCTCCACCGCGTAGACCTCGCGGGCCACACGGCTCAGCACCGCTGCCGCGTACCCGGATCCCGCCCCGACTTCCAGGACGCGTTCGTCTCCTTCGAGTTCGAGTGCGTCGATCATCAACGCCACGATGAAGGGCTGCGAGATCGTCTGTCCCTCCTCGATGGGCAACGGGGCGTCTTCGAACGCGAACTCGGCCATCTCCTCGCCCACGAAGCGCTCACGGGGAACGGTCCGCATGGCTTCGCAGAGGGCGCGGTCGGTCACGCCCCGGGGCTCGATCTGCTGGGCGACCATCCGGCGGCGGCTCTCGGCGAAAGCGGTGTCGTTCATGGCGTTCCTTCCTGGCGTGGACACCTTCGCAGGATGGCGGGGTCGCGCAGTCGATCCCATCGGTCCCCGGGACGACGTCGGCCTGCGATGACCCACCGGTCGTCGGTGGGGGACCGCCCCAACCGGGGCTCACCACCACCACGCGACCAGTGCCAGCGCCAGCGCCGCCAAGCCACCCGAGAGCACACGGTGGTTGCGGTACCATGGTTCCCCGCGGAGGCGCTCGGTCTCCTCGTGCCACGACCGGGGGCGCCAGGTGTGCGCGGCGACCTTCTCGGGGTCGGGAGCTTCTGCCCAGAGGGCGCTCGCGGCGAGAACGCCCAGACTGAGGACGAACACGAGGCCCGACGCATAGAGGAACTGCAACGACACGAGCCCGAGGATCTCGACCGCCGACCAGGCGATCGCGCCGAGGGGCACGCCGACGACGATGGTGGCCACGGCCCCGAAAGCGTTCGCGCGCGGCCAGAAGATCCCGGCCAGGAAGACGGCGACGATGGGCGGGGTCACGTAGGCCAGGATGGACTGCAGATACTGCCACAGGGTGGGGAAGCTCAGGATCACCGGAGTCCAGAGCACCGCGACGGTCATGAGCACGACGGTCGCCCATCGTCCGATCCACACGAGCGTGCGGTCGCGTGTCCGCGGACGCAGAGTCTTCACGAAGTCCACCGTGAACAGGGTCGAGGCCGAGTTCAGGATGGCCTCGAGGCTCGAGAGGATCGCGGCGGCGAGTGCGGCCAGGATCAGCCCCCGAACTCCGATGGGGAGCACGTCGAAGGCGAGCGCCGGGAAGACGAAGTCGGGCCGTTCGAGGTCCGGGTACAGGCTGGTGGCCATGACGCCGGGCAGGATCAGGATGAACAGGTTCGGTAGCTTCAGTACGCCGGCGAAGAGGGCACCCCAGCGCCCCTGGTCGAGGTCTCGTGCACCGAGCGCCCGTTGGATCACGAACTGATTCGTGCACCAGAAATAGATCCCGATCAGCAGGATCCCCGTGAACACTCCGGGCCACGGCAGAACCGGATCGGACGCCGGTTGGATCAGGTGCAGCGCTCGTTCGGGCGCCGCCTCCCTCACCGCGTCCCACGACGGCACTCGCAACCACGTGAGCACGGCGATCACCGATCCGCCGATCAGGATCAGCGCCGCCTGCACCGTGTCGTTGATCACGACCGCGCCGAGACCACCGAAGAAGATGTAGGCCGTGGCCAGCACGGCCGTGATGGTGACGGTTCCCCACAGCGGAAACCCCGGGATCAGCACCTGAGCGACGGCGGCTCCGGCGTACAGAGCTGCGGCGGCGTCGACGAACACGTTGGCCAA includes:
- a CDS encoding tetratricopeptide repeat protein, whose protein sequence is MQEFTAPTLSWRRKLGFSLVLVVLVLGTLELGLRLTGVQPVEESDDPFVGFAGSAPLFEAATDDAGNPVLVTAPSKRGYFNAQSFPATKAPNTTRVFCLGGSTTYGRPYDDATSFAGWMRHLLTEADPDRAFEIVNAGGISYASYRVARLTDELLRYEPDLLVVYTGHNEFLEERTYADVRDRSPLFRVALDAVNSTRIGALARQVLGSDRGAVDGRTVLPAEVQARLDHSAGLDLYERDDELDAGVTRHYERALRSIVAKARAASVDVVLVTPASNMAGFSPFKSQPSPGLDAPRQEEVETALTTAREALETGNTDSAVDAAARAVALDPRSADAHWVHGQALRAAGRAEEAEAAYRTARDEDVCTLRAPSRFVEIVRAVADDTGTPAVDYVRLLRDEAVRRDETPLVGDQFFLDHVHPTIEGHRLLATRLVETFAEQGWIEPSTGYGPETVARIAERVESSVSEETHARALANLALTLSWAGKAEDSRRLADRALESGVEDGTILLMAARHATLEGDHDAARGYYQRAVAAAPNDPVTRSQMGFFLAGIGQHEAAVAQFYLASLLWNDNETYHQQLGFALERIGRHDLALAAFERARALAPQDPKLQRKVATLSERIPPNARFTDLEPQVTRHPSGYPESLMTTRVVANGPRVPDGFRVEWYETGELRSFTQLRAGHGKGASVRWDRQGLEIERSPAAGAD
- a CDS encoding carbamoyltransferase yields the protein MRVLGISCWYHDAAAALVVDGDIVAAAQEERFSRRKHDADFPANAALYCLAEGGIEDGDLDAVVFYDKPVLKFHRILETHLGVAPRGLRSFTQAVPLWLRSKLWVTPRIHDHFAALGFTQKPPVVFGEHHESHGASAFFPSPFERAAVLTLDGVGEWSTATLGVGEGNRLRLIEEIRFPHSLGLLYSAFTYFCGFKVNSGEYKLMGLAPYGKPVFADVIRKHLIDLRDDGSFRLDMRYFDYLGGLTMTGRRFDALFGGPPRRPESPITQREMDLAASVQAVTEDIVLRIARHARETTGERHLCLAGGVALNCVANGELLRSGLFDDLWIQPAAGDAGGALGAALAYSHHALGVDRRVRRPDAMQGACLGPEFDDDEIAAFLEHRGYPARRFDDPHAWAATVADSIADGQVVGLLQGRMEFGPRALGNRSILGDARSAKMQSVMNLKIKHRESFRPFAPSCLEERVEDYFELDRPSPYMLLVAPVQPSRRLPLTGDEHELDMIDRVNRPRSDLPAITHVDHSARVQTVRASTNPGYHRILKAFEERTGEGIVINTSFNVRGEPIVCTPEDAYRCFMRTQMDRLVLGSFVLDKSAQPGFEDTERWQETFQLD
- a CDS encoding DUF5989 family protein, whose amino-acid sequence is MSRVGYGWVLVKEFVHFARHHKVWWIVPLVLVLGLVVGLVAVGQVSAPFIYTLF
- a CDS encoding protein-L-isoaspartate(D-aspartate) O-methyltransferase; the protein is MNDTAFAESRRRMVAQQIEPRGVTDRALCEAMRTVPRERFVGEEMAEFAFEDAPLPIEEGQTISQPFIVALMIDALELEGDERVLEVGAGSGYAAAVLSRVAREVYAVEMHQSLADSAAKRLREIGYDNVHVLCADGTQGWAEHAPYDAIMVSAGGPEIPNSLLRQLAVGGRLVVPVGRDLRSQELLLVRRTGQEDYERESLGAVQFVPLVGTEGWAADGTPAVSPHRPEPTVVAPPERTALATLIAEEAEPLDSIDDTTVDALVERVGDARVVLIGEASHGTSEFYRMRARITQELIRAGKCDMVALEADWPDTRALDGHVRGRSPNRLRVPPFSRFPSWMWRNSETRDFVDWLVDLNRERPHDRKVSLHGLDLYSLNNSIGAVLAYLERVDPTAAEAARVRYSCFSPWEMDPATYGRAAVVGRMEPCESDAISTLRELLQQRVEYLELDGDEFFDAERNATLVRDAERYYRTMYYGSRESWNLRDQHMFDTLLAALDHIGPDSRAVVWAHNSHVGDARATEMSARGELNIGQLCREHFGERAYAIGFGTHHGQVAAAQNWDAPMEIMDVRPSHEDSYERLCHESSVEAFLLHLRNPRRPELREHLRHPRLQRAIGVIYRPESELLSHYFQASLPSQFDEYVWFDETSAVRSLETGDLEGVPETYPFGL
- a CDS encoding sodium/solute symporter (Members of the Solute:Sodium Symporter (SSS), TC 2.A.21 as described in tcdb.org, catalyze solute:Na+ symport. Known solutes for members of the family include sugars, amino acids, nucleosides, inositols, vitamins, urea or anions, depending on the system.), which gives rise to MSPWAPPLSPRHGAGGAAAGSEEYFLAGRSLRWPIIGLSFYVSNMSGSTFVGLPGSGYHDGIAVFHYEWLPALILIFFIWFLLPLYLKARVYTAPEFLERRFDRRARLAFSGFLLLANVFVDAAAALYAGAAVAQVLIPGFPLWGTVTITAVLATAYIFFGGLGAVVINDTVQAALILIGGSVIAVLTWLRVPSWDAVREAAPERALHLIQPASDPVLPWPGVFTGILLIGIYFWCTNQFVIQRALGARDLDQGRWGALFAGVLKLPNLFILILPGVMATSLYPDLERPDFVFPALAFDVLPIGVRGLILAALAAAILSSLEAILNSASTLFTVDFVKTLRPRTRDRTLVWIGRWATVVLMTVAVLWTPVILSFPTLWQYLQSILAYVTPPIVAVFLAGIFWPRANAFGAVATIVVGVPLGAIAWSAVEILGLVSLQFLYASGLVFVLSLGVLAASALWAEAPDPEKVAAHTWRPRSWHEETERLRGEPWYRNHRVLSGGLAALALALVAWWW